In Nakamurella alba, a single genomic region encodes these proteins:
- a CDS encoding SixA phosphatase family protein codes for MPSTSRTLVLLRHGKSGYPPGVPDHDRPLALRGEREAALAGAWIAAELDPVQAVICSTAVRTRQTLERTGLAVAPDRIDVSSRVYEADPEDVLAEIRLTAADVAVLLVVGHAPGLPGLTEQLAGPGSDPAALRAATEHFPTSAMAVFAVDGDWADLGPGGAALQHFEVARA; via the coding sequence GTGCCGTCAACATCCCGCACCCTCGTGCTGCTCCGCCACGGCAAGTCCGGCTATCCGCCGGGGGTTCCCGACCACGACCGCCCACTGGCCCTGCGGGGCGAGCGGGAGGCCGCCCTGGCCGGTGCGTGGATCGCCGCGGAGCTCGACCCGGTGCAGGCGGTGATCTGCTCGACGGCCGTGCGGACCAGGCAGACCCTGGAGCGCACCGGACTGGCCGTCGCCCCGGACCGCATCGACGTCTCGTCCCGGGTCTACGAGGCCGATCCGGAGGATGTGCTGGCGGAGATCCGGCTCACGGCAGCGGATGTCGCCGTGCTGCTGGTGGTCGGACACGCACCCGGGTTGCCCGGCCTGACCGAGCAGCTGGCCGGGCCGGGCAGCGATCCGGCGGCCCTGCGAGCGGCCACCGAGCACTTCCCCACCTCCGCGATGGCGGTGTTCGCCGTCGACGGCGACTGGGCGGATCTGGGCCCCGGTGGCGCTGCCCTGCAGCACTTCGAGGTCGCCCGGGCGTGA
- a CDS encoding glycoside hydrolase family 1 protein: MSGFLFRVGVTTAATAVEGAAGRSATIWDVVAAAPGRIVDGSAGPAAADHLSRRTEDLALLAGAGVQALRFTLSWARSLPGEPGDGLDPAGLDAADRWVDDLLAAGIEPWPVLYDTELPLALMLTGGWLDRDTASWFGDFAAACGERLADRAAGWTTLADPFQHLAFGHAAGVDAPGLTLLDEAFPVTHHLLLGHAVARDALHDNGARVVGISNQHSPVRPATDSAANRRAALQFRIYRSDQFAQPVLRGRYPRAMQEAVAESGVVLDGDLQRIHGRLDFYGVEHPHPITVAAAPDNTRVPFSTVEAVPDGPATEGGWEVDPAGLADTLHALARRYPDLPPLVVTENGAAYDPTTDAGDAARIAHLTAHLEAVRAVAEAGVPVLAHFHRSLIDGWEGSDGFTRHHGLVAVDPVTGDRTARPSLAALARLLDS; the protein is encoded by the coding sequence GTGAGCGGCTTTCTCTTCCGCGTCGGGGTGACCACCGCGGCGACGGCGGTCGAGGGCGCCGCCGGCCGGTCCGCGACCATCTGGGACGTGGTGGCCGCGGCGCCCGGCCGGATCGTCGACGGCAGCGCGGGACCGGCGGCCGCCGACCATCTCTCGCGACGGACCGAGGACCTGGCCCTGCTGGCCGGTGCCGGCGTGCAGGCGCTCCGGTTCACCCTGTCCTGGGCCCGGTCGCTGCCCGGCGAACCGGGCGACGGTCTCGACCCGGCCGGGTTGGATGCCGCCGACCGGTGGGTGGACGACCTGCTGGCCGCCGGCATCGAACCGTGGCCGGTGCTCTACGACACCGAGCTGCCGCTGGCCCTGATGCTGACCGGCGGTTGGCTGGACCGCGACACCGCCTCCTGGTTCGGCGATTTCGCCGCTGCCTGCGGTGAGCGGCTGGCCGATCGCGCGGCCGGCTGGACCACCCTCGCCGACCCGTTCCAGCACCTGGCGTTCGGCCATGCCGCGGGCGTCGACGCCCCGGGGCTGACCCTGCTGGACGAGGCGTTCCCGGTCACCCACCACCTGCTGCTGGGCCACGCGGTCGCACGGGACGCGTTGCACGACAACGGTGCCCGCGTCGTGGGGATCTCGAACCAGCACTCCCCGGTCCGACCGGCCACCGACTCCGCCGCAAACCGGCGGGCGGCGCTGCAGTTCCGGATCTACCGCTCCGACCAGTTCGCCCAGCCGGTGCTGCGCGGCCGGTACCCGCGGGCGATGCAGGAGGCGGTGGCCGAGTCCGGAGTGGTGCTGGACGGCGACCTGCAGCGGATCCACGGCCGGCTCGACTTCTACGGCGTGGAGCACCCGCACCCGATCACCGTGGCCGCCGCCCCGGACAACACCCGGGTGCCGTTCAGCACCGTGGAAGCGGTGCCGGACGGTCCGGCCACGGAAGGCGGCTGGGAGGTGGATCCGGCCGGCCTCGCGGACACTCTCCACGCGCTCGCCCGGCGGTACCCGGACCTGCCACCGCTGGTGGTCACCGAGAACGGTGCGGCCTACGACCCGACCACGGACGCCGGCGATGCCGCTCGGATCGCCCACCTCACCGCACATCTCGAGGCGGTGCGCGCGGTGGCGGAGGCCGGGGTCCCGGTGCTGGCGCACTTCCACCGGTCGCTGATCGACGGCTGGGAGGGCTCCGACGGCTTCACCCGGCACCACGGCCTGGTCGCCGTCGACCCGGTCACCGGCGACCGCACCGCCCGCCCGTCCCTGGCAGCACTGGCCCGCCTGCTGGACAGCTGA
- a CDS encoding thiamine pyrophosphate-dependent enzyme produces the protein MPERSAHSGHHGVMPVIADAPGPDHPTAPPEPVDPARLYRDMAITRRIDTEAIALQRQGELGLWPSLLGQEAAQVGAAHALQPQDMVFPTYREHGVAWVRGIDPVELLGLFRGTTLGGWDPQQHRMNTYTLVIGAQLLHAVGYAMGIVRDGDVGTGEPGRDRAVLAFLGDGSISEGETNEAFVWAAAQDLPVVFLCQNNQWAISAPFSVQSRVPVARRADGFGFPGIRVDGNDVHAVLDATREALERARAGGGPTLVEALTYRRNPHTTSDDDGRYRSGAENDRWAARDPLALALDGMETGDGRAALLAEVEQECEQVAARLRAGCRALPEPDPAAPFDHTFAEITPELERQRAEHLAFVASLEVTP, from the coding sequence GTGCCGGAGCGCTCGGCGCACTCCGGGCACCATGGGGTCATGCCCGTCATCGCCGACGCCCCCGGACCGGACCATCCCACCGCGCCCCCGGAGCCGGTGGACCCGGCACGGCTGTACCGCGACATGGCGATCACCCGGCGCATCGACACCGAGGCCATCGCCCTGCAGCGGCAGGGTGAGCTCGGGCTCTGGCCGTCCCTGCTGGGACAGGAGGCCGCCCAGGTCGGCGCCGCCCACGCGCTGCAGCCGCAGGACATGGTCTTCCCGACCTACCGCGAGCACGGGGTGGCCTGGGTGCGCGGTATCGACCCGGTCGAGCTGCTGGGCCTGTTCCGCGGCACCACGCTCGGCGGGTGGGACCCGCAGCAGCACCGGATGAACACCTACACCCTGGTCATCGGCGCCCAGCTGCTGCACGCGGTGGGCTATGCGATGGGGATCGTGCGGGACGGCGACGTGGGCACCGGCGAGCCGGGCCGGGACCGCGCCGTGCTGGCGTTCCTCGGCGACGGATCGATCAGCGAGGGCGAGACCAACGAGGCCTTCGTCTGGGCGGCCGCGCAGGACCTGCCGGTGGTCTTCCTCTGCCAGAACAACCAGTGGGCCATCTCCGCGCCGTTCAGCGTGCAGAGCCGGGTGCCGGTGGCCCGGCGGGCCGACGGGTTCGGCTTCCCCGGGATCCGGGTCGACGGCAACGACGTGCACGCCGTGCTGGACGCCACCCGGGAGGCGCTGGAGCGGGCCCGGGCCGGCGGCGGTCCGACCCTGGTCGAGGCGCTGACCTACCGGCGCAACCCGCACACCACCTCCGACGACGACGGCCGCTACCGCAGCGGTGCCGAGAACGACCGCTGGGCGGCGCGGGACCCGCTGGCCCTGGCCCTGGACGGGATGGAGACCGGTGACGGCCGGGCGGCGCTGCTGGCCGAGGTGGAGCAGGAGTGCGAGCAGGTGGCGGCCCGGCTCCGGGCCGGCTGCCGCGCCCTGCCGGAGCCCGATCCGGCGGCGCCGTTCGACCACACCTTCGCCGAGATCACCCCGGAGCTGGAGCGGCAGCGGGCCGAACACCTGGCCTTCGTCGCGTCGTTGGAGGTGACCCCGTGA
- a CDS encoding acyl-CoA dehydrogenase family protein encodes MTVERLLSGEDEVALLELVREICDRELAPRAAKAEEAGDFPREVMRILGAAGVLGLPYPEQWGGSGLDYQTYLQCLEEIAARWASVGVGVSVHVMSCYPIAAFGSAQQRETMLPEMLGGELLGAYSLSEAHAGSDPAAMRTRAVRLDDGSFELTGSKAWVTHGGEADFYTVFARLPEGISCFHIDGRTPGLSFGAPERKMGLTGSTTAALYLDAVRVPADRLIGAPGQGLAIALSALDSGRLGIAAVATGLAQSAVDAAVGWAKERTAFGAAIIDHQGLGFLLADMDAATVSARATYLDAARRRDAGMKFGKQASVAKLVATDNAMKVTTDAVQVYGGYGYTHDFPVERYMREAKIMQIFEGTNQIQRMVISRLLRR; translated from the coding sequence ATGACGGTGGAGCGTCTGCTGTCCGGTGAGGACGAGGTCGCACTGCTCGAGCTGGTCCGGGAGATCTGCGACCGGGAACTGGCGCCACGCGCGGCCAAGGCGGAGGAGGCCGGTGACTTCCCCCGCGAGGTGATGCGGATCCTCGGCGCCGCCGGGGTTCTCGGCCTGCCCTACCCCGAACAGTGGGGCGGCAGCGGGCTGGACTACCAGACCTACCTGCAGTGCCTGGAGGAGATCGCCGCCCGCTGGGCGAGCGTCGGTGTCGGGGTCAGCGTCCACGTGATGTCCTGCTACCCGATCGCCGCCTTCGGGTCGGCGCAGCAGCGGGAGACCATGCTGCCGGAGATGCTGGGCGGCGAACTGCTGGGCGCGTACAGCCTGTCCGAGGCGCATGCCGGCAGCGATCCGGCGGCGATGCGCACCCGCGCGGTCCGGTTGGACGACGGCTCGTTCGAGCTGACCGGGAGCAAGGCCTGGGTGACGCACGGCGGGGAGGCCGACTTCTACACGGTGTTCGCGCGACTGCCGGAGGGCATCAGCTGCTTCCACATCGACGGCCGCACACCGGGTCTGTCCTTCGGCGCCCCGGAGCGCAAGATGGGCCTCACCGGCTCCACCACCGCCGCGCTCTACCTCGACGCCGTCCGGGTGCCGGCCGACCGGCTGATCGGCGCCCCGGGTCAGGGGCTGGCCATCGCGCTGTCCGCGCTGGACTCCGGGCGGCTCGGGATCGCAGCGGTGGCCACCGGTCTCGCCCAGTCGGCGGTGGACGCGGCGGTCGGCTGGGCCAAGGAGCGGACCGCGTTCGGCGCCGCCATCATCGACCACCAGGGGCTGGGCTTCCTGCTGGCCGACATGGACGCCGCCACCGTCTCCGCCCGGGCCACCTACCTGGACGCCGCCCGGCGCCGGGACGCCGGGATGAAGTTCGGCAAGCAGGCCAGCGTCGCCAAGCTGGTGGCCACCGACAACGCCATGAAGGTCACCACCGACGCGGTGCAGGTCTACGGCGGGTACGGCTACACCCACGACTTCCCGGTCGAGCGGTACATGCGGGAGGCGAAGATCATGCAGATCTTCGAGGGCACCAACCAGATCCAGCGGATGGTGATCAGCCGACTGCTGCGTCGCTGA
- a CDS encoding alpha-ketoacid dehydrogenase subunit beta, with product MTDTTMVGALNLGLRHELERDPKVLLLGEDVGRLGGVFRVTDGLQKDFGSDRVVDTPLGEAGIVGTAVGLAMAGYRPVCEIQFDGFVFPAVNQIVTQLAKIRHRSAGRTAMPVVIRIPYGGGIGAIEHHSESPEAYFAHTAGIKVVTPGSPQDAYTMLRQAIGSPDPVIFLEPKHRYWTKGPVTPVAGSGVAAGPLATDGLHRARIVRAGTDVTVVAYGPLVATALSAAGIAADEGTSVEVIDLRSISPLDSDTVVESVRRTGRLVVAHEASRSHGIGAEIAARVQQEAFYHLQAPVLRVTGYDTPYPASRLEQDWLPGVDRLLDAVEAVRKY from the coding sequence GTGACGGACACGACGATGGTCGGCGCGCTGAACCTGGGCCTGCGGCACGAGCTCGAGCGCGACCCGAAGGTGCTGCTGCTCGGCGAGGACGTCGGGCGGCTGGGCGGCGTGTTCCGGGTGACCGACGGGCTGCAGAAGGACTTCGGGTCCGACCGGGTGGTCGACACGCCGTTGGGCGAGGCCGGGATCGTCGGCACCGCCGTCGGTCTCGCGATGGCCGGCTACCGGCCGGTGTGCGAGATCCAGTTCGACGGGTTCGTCTTCCCCGCGGTGAACCAGATCGTCACCCAGCTCGCCAAGATCCGGCACCGCAGCGCCGGCCGCACCGCCATGCCGGTCGTCATCCGCATCCCCTACGGCGGCGGGATCGGCGCGATCGAGCACCACTCCGAGTCGCCCGAGGCCTATTTCGCGCACACCGCCGGCATCAAGGTGGTGACCCCGGGCTCGCCGCAGGACGCGTACACGATGCTCCGGCAGGCGATCGGGTCGCCCGATCCGGTGATCTTCCTGGAGCCCAAGCACCGCTACTGGACCAAGGGCCCGGTCACCCCGGTGGCGGGGTCGGGCGTCGCCGCCGGACCGCTCGCCACCGACGGGCTGCACCGCGCCCGGATCGTCCGCGCCGGCACCGATGTCACCGTGGTCGCCTACGGACCGCTGGTGGCCACGGCACTCTCGGCCGCCGGCATCGCCGCGGACGAGGGCACCAGCGTCGAGGTGATCGACCTGCGCAGCATCTCGCCACTGGACTCGGACACCGTGGTGGAGTCGGTCCGGCGCACCGGGCGGCTGGTGGTGGCGCACGAGGCGTCCCGCTCGCACGGCATCGGCGCGGAGATCGCAGCCCGGGTGCAGCAGGAGGCGTTCTACCATCTGCAGGCGCCGGTGCTCCGGGTCACCGGTTACGACACCCCCTACCCGGCAAGCCGTCTGGAGCAGGACTGGCTGCCCGGGGTCGACCGGTTGCTGGACGCGGTGGAGGCGGTCCGGAAGTACTGA